Proteins found in one Paenibacillus wynnii genomic segment:
- a CDS encoding serine hydrolase domain-containing protein, translated as MQKNRQKDRSYHTVNKVIACFLSFIFIIMAITIPAHAEEEQVESTPSRIPLSKLEETIDSYVASYEKYTAAVSVVAIKDGETIVNKAYGLADIENQRKADTSTVFEWASISKLLVYTSVMQLVEQGKLDLETDIKEYLPEGFFKKLKYDESITLMNLMHHNAGWEDQTVAEVYYYSEKETLELGETLRKNEPKQIYKPDSIVAYSNYGVGLAAYIVELQSGQPFYEYVNQHIFKPLNIKDTSIHPTGQDHPDVVRRRNEIEGYTKGLKLIPQNRVYITFYPAGAAIGTAEDLAKFLAALMPVDDSNLLLFTNRDTLNEMLSTSLYYDGTSIPRFAHGFVEMEYWVPTLMHEGNLKGFSSKIVFDPESKFGMVVMTNQSSEEIYYYGLISKIFGSNMYINSVTSERGGYFQSTRRATSRFTNLFSALDITKYTNAELSNLYNVVEHNGVIEKISVTPYIDFLPVSSLKVNLIKISLIPVALSIIFSFSALIGYLIQMLLYKLNKRGNPPIDFDKYHLAINFVGVVLLLNLLIIFMRLPSYPSYSSLRINLMFNLLYVVLAVAYLGLLIYKLWKRSYSKKQKVMYIMSGISAFIFAAFIVGWDLYV; from the coding sequence ATGCAGAAAAATCGTCAGAAAGATCGTAGTTATCACACTGTAAACAAAGTAATAGCTTGTTTTCTGTCATTCATATTTATCATTATGGCAATAACAATACCTGCCCACGCTGAAGAAGAACAGGTAGAGTCTACACCATCTAGGATTCCTTTATCCAAGTTAGAGGAAACGATTGATTCTTATGTTGCCTCGTATGAGAAGTATACCGCTGCCGTTTCTGTTGTGGCTATTAAAGATGGTGAAACCATTGTGAATAAGGCATATGGTTTGGCGGATATTGAGAATCAGCGTAAAGCAGATACATCTACGGTTTTTGAATGGGCTTCAATCTCTAAACTGTTGGTCTATACTAGTGTGATGCAGCTTGTTGAACAAGGAAAGCTTGATTTGGAGACGGATATCAAAGAATATCTACCAGAGGGATTTTTTAAAAAGCTGAAATACGATGAATCGATTACCCTAATGAACCTGATGCATCATAATGCGGGTTGGGAAGATCAAACAGTAGCCGAAGTGTATTATTACTCCGAGAAAGAAACTTTAGAATTAGGAGAAACTTTGCGTAAAAATGAGCCGAAACAGATATATAAACCGGATAGCATAGTGGCTTATTCAAACTATGGCGTTGGTCTAGCCGCTTACATCGTGGAATTGCAAAGTGGTCAACCTTTTTATGAATATGTCAATCAACATATATTTAAACCGCTTAATATCAAAGACACTTCGATTCATCCAACGGGGCAAGATCATCCAGACGTAGTTCGAAGAAGGAATGAGATTGAAGGGTATACTAAAGGTTTAAAACTAATCCCTCAGAACAGAGTATACATAACCTTTTATCCTGCAGGGGCAGCCATTGGGACAGCAGAAGATTTAGCGAAATTCCTTGCAGCGTTGATGCCTGTTGATGATAGCAATTTATTATTATTTACTAATAGAGATACGTTAAACGAAATGTTGTCAACAAGTCTATATTATGATGGGACTTCTATTCCACGATTTGCGCATGGGTTCGTTGAGATGGAATACTGGGTACCTACACTGATGCACGAGGGGAATTTAAAAGGATTTTCAAGTAAAATTGTCTTTGATCCAGAATCTAAATTTGGGATGGTGGTAATGACAAACCAGTCTTCTGAAGAAATATATTATTATGGACTAATTAGTAAAATTTTTGGTAGTAATATGTATATTAATTCAGTTACTTCTGAGCGGGGAGGATATTTTCAATCTACCAGACGGGCAACCTCTAGATTTACTAATTTATTTAGTGCTCTTGATATAACGAAATATACAAATGCTGAGTTAAGCAATTTATATAATGTTGTCGAGCATAATGGTGTTATTGAGAAAATTTCCGTCACTCCTTACATTGATTTCTTGCCTGTATCGAGTTTAAAGGTAAACTTGATTAAGATATCTCTTATTCCTGTTGCGTTATCCATAATTTTCAGTTTTAGTGCTTTGATCGGCTATTTAATCCAGATGCTTCTTTACAAACTAAATAAACGAGGAAATCCTCCAATAGATTTTGATAAATATCATCTTGCCATTAATTTTGTAGGTGTGGTTCTTCTTCTTAATCTTTTAATCATCTTCATGAGACTTCCAAGTTATCCCTCTTATTCTTCGTTACGCATCAATTTAATGTTTAACCTACTTTATGTGGTTCTAGCAGTGGCGTATCTTGGCTTGCTTATTTACAAACTGTGGAAGAGAAGTTACAGCAAAAAGCAAAAGGTTATGTACATCATGTCTGGAATCTCGGCTTTCATATTTGCTGCTTTTATTGTGGGGTGGGATTTGTATGTTTAG
- a CDS encoding GNAT family N-acetyltransferase has translation MMTDKITLNQLSSHEEVYLLDKEFSNKYPWYTSNDYFINCLKENLEDKRITLIAFYEGVLAGCCHLLHNSNYPFFESENIPEINDLNVFPEFRRKKIASKIFDELERIASKNSKMIGLGVGLYKDYGNAQIMYNKRGYIMDGKGITYKNIQVLPGKSVMVDDDLLMYLVKKLDE, from the coding sequence ATGATGACAGACAAAATAACCTTAAATCAACTTTCAAGCCATGAAGAAGTTTACTTGCTAGATAAAGAATTTTCTAATAAGTATCCATGGTATACCTCAAATGACTATTTTATAAATTGCCTTAAAGAAAATCTGGAGGATAAGAGAATTACTTTGATTGCATTTTATGAGGGGGTACTAGCTGGTTGTTGTCACCTATTGCACAATTCTAATTATCCTTTTTTTGAAAGCGAAAACATACCTGAAATAAATGATTTGAATGTTTTTCCGGAATTCAGAAGAAAGAAAATTGCTAGTAAAATTTTTGATGAATTAGAAAGAATAGCATCAAAAAACTCAAAAATGATTGGATTAGGAGTAGGGCTTTATAAAGATTATGGAAATGCTCAAATAATGTATAACAAACGTGGATATATCATGGACGGTAAAGGAATTACATACAAAAACATTCAAGTGTTACCTGGAAAATCAGTAATGGTTGATGATGATTTATTAATGTATTTGGTAAAAAAATTGGATGAATGA
- a CDS encoding GNAT family N-acetyltransferase — translation MKIMLKELRKSEDTQIFEMIREIGPGENGFVNSLKVDNEDAFNTKLIRNYEYSQGLNLLPCHVPQTLYWLYINERPVGYGKLRHFLNDSLLEHGGHIGYVIRPSERNKGYGKILLRELIKEAIYKKIDQVLLTCDERNYPSRKIIEYNYGQLEEIKDGTCKYWIKTLRTI, via the coding sequence ATGAAGATAATGTTGAAAGAACTAAGAAAAAGTGAAGATACCCAAATATTTGAAATGATTAGAGAAATTGGTCCGGGTGAGAATGGATTCGTTAATAGCTTGAAAGTAGACAATGAAGATGCATTCAATACAAAATTAATTAGAAACTATGAGTACTCTCAAGGTCTTAACTTACTTCCCTGTCATGTACCTCAAACCCTATATTGGCTATATATAAATGAAAGACCAGTTGGGTATGGGAAGTTGCGGCATTTCTTAAATGATTCATTACTTGAACATGGGGGACACATTGGTTATGTTATTAGACCCTCAGAACGTAATAAAGGTTATGGGAAGATCTTACTAAGAGAACTCATCAAGGAAGCAATATATAAAAAGATAGATCAAGTATTATTAACTTGTGATGAACGCAATTATCCATCCCGTAAAATTATTGAATACAATTATGGACAATTAGAAGAAATTAAGGATGGCACATGCAAATATTGGATAAAGACCCTAAGGACAATTTAA
- a CDS encoding HIT family protein: MNDCVYCNIVSKFDHEIVLSNEYCIYTLLKQQEIEGAGIIVPREHRETLYDLSQKEWNATYQLLHEVKQYIDNKYKPDGYNVGWNCGYVGGQHIFHSHLHIIPRYSDELYAGKGLRYLFKSKENRKGRNNRKSGSADNPALAKSVGPGAGDL, encoded by the coding sequence ATGAATGATTGTGTGTATTGTAATATAGTTTCTAAATTCGATCATGAAATTGTATTAAGTAATGAGTATTGTATCTATACTCTATTAAAACAACAAGAAATAGAAGGGGCTGGAATCATTGTACCAAGGGAGCATCGAGAAACATTATATGATTTAAGTCAAAAAGAATGGAATGCAACCTATCAACTATTACATGAAGTAAAACAGTATATTGATAATAAATATAAACCTGATGGATATAATGTGGGTTGGAACTGTGGGTACGTAGGGGGACAACATATATTTCATTCACATTTGCATATAATTCCTAGATATTCTGATGAACTATATGCAGGTAAAGGTTTAAGATATTTATTCAAGAGTAAAGAAAATAGGAAGGGTAGAAACAATCGAAAAAGCGGATCAGCAGATAATCCTGCACTGGCTAAGTCCGTTGGACCCGGGGCTGGTGACCTTTAA
- a CDS encoding GNAT family N-acetyltransferase has translation MIISRAEKTDLKEILDLQYSSYRSEAVLYNDFTIQPLKQTIEELRQEFDNSIILKAQINGRIVGSVRAISKENLTCNIGKLIVHPDFQNRGIGRKLMKSIEDIFSHTKRFELFTGHRSKKNLNLYWKLGYTQHKSEEVNQNLTLIFLNKIIES, from the coding sequence ATGATTATTTCAAGAGCCGAAAAAACAGATTTAAAAGAAATCCTTGATCTTCAATATAGTTCCTATAGAAGTGAGGCTGTGCTTTATAATGATTTTACTATTCAGCCGCTGAAACAGACCATTGAAGAATTAAGACAAGAATTTGATAATTCCATAATATTAAAAGCTCAAATTAATGGTAGAATAGTTGGCTCCGTTAGGGCTATATCAAAAGAAAATCTCACATGTAATATAGGTAAACTTATTGTTCATCCCGATTTCCAAAATCGTGGTATAGGCAGAAAACTTATGAAAAGTATTGAAGACATATTTAGCCACACCAAAAGATTTGAGTTGTTTACAGGACATAGAAGCAAGAAGAATCTTAATTTATATTGGAAGTTGGGTTATACGCAGCATAAATCGGAAGAAGTTAACCAAAATCTTACACTGATATTTTTGAATAAGATTATAGAGAGTTAA
- a CDS encoding YdcF family protein yields MYLSDLDEGLITRELIQKILFEDIKDDLKTSDCIFVPGSTRTSNKYRTPASVELYKQGRSNKILFSGGDNGEYIEAISMKEFAVGKGVPEDAILTETFSTNTKENVIESIKVLDEHIGLKNIKRILICTAFYHIRRCHLTFQQYAPTWIEYSFSPVLDKTTRPDNWWNYENGTRRVYKEINGLIRYAKKGDIMDYLIQ; encoded by the coding sequence TTGTATCTTTCAGACCTTGATGAAGGATTAATTACAAGAGAATTAATACAGAAAATTTTGTTTGAAGATATAAAAGATGATCTTAAAACAAGTGATTGTATTTTTGTACCCGGTAGTACTAGAACAAGTAATAAATATAGAACACCAGCATCGGTAGAACTTTATAAACAAGGGCGTTCAAACAAAATTCTTTTTTCAGGTGGAGATAATGGGGAATACATCGAAGCAATTTCGATGAAAGAGTTTGCTGTGGGGAAAGGCGTGCCAGAAGATGCAATTCTAACAGAAACATTCTCAACTAATACTAAAGAAAATGTTATAGAATCTATAAAAGTACTAGATGAACATATTGGTTTAAAGAATATAAAGCGAATTTTGATATGTACAGCTTTTTATCATATCCGTAGATGCCATTTAACGTTTCAACAATATGCGCCAACATGGATCGAATATAGTTTCTCTCCTGTCTTAGATAAAACAACAAGGCCAGATAACTGGTGGAATTATGAGAACGGAACAAGGCGTGTATATAAAGAAATAAATGGATTAATTCGATATGCAAAGAAAGGAGATATCATGGATTATTTAATACAATAA
- a CDS encoding SDR family oxidoreductase, whose protein sequence is MNKLNGKIALVTGASRGIGRGIALRLAREGAVVAVHYGRRQNEAEEVVQKIEQSGGSAFTIGADLCTLNGIHDLFAKLDEVLRKRTGDNRFDILVNNAGIGQIATIEETTEESFDEVMNINVKAPLFVTQQALLRLNDGGRIINISSFVTRVASPSVFTYSVSKGAIDTFTRVLAQQLGQRNITVNAIQPGIINTEMNAGTLQDPRGQKFAAGLSTFKRWGEPEDVADIAAFLASVDSRWITGQLIDASGGSHL, encoded by the coding sequence ATGAATAAGTTGAACGGTAAAATTGCGTTAGTAACCGGTGCAAGCCGCGGGATTGGTCGCGGGATTGCGTTACGCCTAGCACGGGAGGGCGCAGTCGTCGCAGTACACTATGGGAGAAGACAAAATGAAGCAGAGGAAGTGGTTCAAAAGATTGAGCAGAGTGGAGGCTCCGCCTTCACGATCGGTGCTGACTTATGTACCCTTAACGGCATTCATGATTTATTTGCAAAACTGGATGAAGTCCTTCGGAAACGTACAGGAGATAATCGCTTTGATATTCTTGTGAATAACGCTGGAATCGGTCAAATCGCAACTATAGAAGAGACGACGGAAGAATCTTTTGACGAAGTCATGAACATTAACGTCAAAGCACCTCTTTTTGTTACTCAGCAAGCTTTACTGCGTCTAAATGATGGAGGCCGTATTATCAATATTTCATCATTTGTTACACGTGTAGCCTCTCCTAGTGTTTTCACCTACAGCGTGTCCAAAGGTGCAATCGACACATTTACCCGCGTTTTAGCTCAGCAACTTGGGCAACGTAATATTACTGTGAACGCTATCCAGCCTGGTATTATTAATACTGAAATGAATGCTGGAACCTTGCAAGATCCCAGAGGACAGAAGTTTGCTGCGGGTCTATCAACCTTCAAAAGATGGGGGGAGCCTGAAGATGTGGCAGATATAGCCGCCTTTCTTGCCTCTGTCGATAGTCGTTGGATAACTGGTCAATTGATTGATGCAAGTGGCGGATCTCATTTGTAA
- a CDS encoding PQQ-dependent sugar dehydrogenase, with the protein MKQVCAILMIGLIVITGCTEDNRANSTEPQQTSPVHDEPAVSKATQAPKTTQAVITENLEVPWSIEKLGDTFYVTERPGTIVTIENGSVVRHSLELEKQLAGASEAGLLGFVLAPDFSETHLAYAYYTYEEESGQYNRMVTLRMEEQAWKEERLLLDRIPSGSVHHGGRLEIGPDRKLYATVGDASESEIAQNPNTLGGKILRMNLDGSIPSDNPFPNSYVYSYGHRNPQGMTWLPDGTMYASEHGNNANDEVNQIKAGSNYGWPVIQGDEKQEGMITPIFTSGDGATWAPSGMDHNNGKLFVATLRGEAILEFDLQTGKSREVVTGLGRVRDVLIEDNILYFISNNSDGRGTPQENDDKLYRITLPE; encoded by the coding sequence ATGAAACAAGTTTGTGCCATCCTCATGATTGGACTAATTGTTATCACGGGGTGTACTGAAGACAACCGGGCCAATTCAACAGAACCACAGCAAACTTCACCAGTACACGATGAACCCGCAGTATCCAAAGCAACACAAGCGCCGAAAACAACACAAGCGGTAATTACAGAAAATCTTGAGGTTCCATGGTCAATCGAGAAACTGGGAGATACATTCTATGTAACGGAAAGGCCGGGAACCATCGTGACAATCGAAAATGGATCCGTTGTACGGCACAGTTTAGAGCTCGAGAAACAACTTGCGGGTGCTTCAGAGGCTGGATTATTAGGGTTTGTGCTCGCACCTGACTTTTCGGAGACACACTTGGCTTATGCGTATTATACGTATGAAGAGGAGTCCGGACAATATAACCGGATGGTAACGCTCCGAATGGAGGAACAAGCTTGGAAGGAGGAGCGTTTACTTTTGGATCGGATTCCAAGCGGCTCCGTGCACCATGGGGGAAGACTTGAGATTGGACCGGATAGAAAGTTATATGCTACCGTCGGTGACGCCTCTGAATCCGAAATCGCGCAAAACCCAAATACACTGGGCGGGAAAATCTTACGTATGAATCTTGATGGATCCATTCCAAGCGATAATCCATTTCCAAATTCTTATGTGTACAGTTATGGACATCGTAATCCTCAAGGAATGACTTGGCTGCCTGATGGGACGATGTACGCAAGCGAGCATGGTAACAATGCCAACGATGAAGTCAACCAAATCAAGGCTGGCAGTAATTATGGCTGGCCGGTGATTCAAGGTGATGAGAAACAAGAGGGTATGATTACACCGATATTTACTTCTGGTGATGGAGCAACTTGGGCACCGTCCGGTATGGATCACAACAACGGCAAATTATTTGTTGCGACTTTAAGGGGAGAGGCTATTCTCGAGTTTGATCTTCAAACTGGCAAAAGCCGTGAGGTAGTTACGGGTCTTGGAAGAGTCCGGGATGTCCTTATAGAGGATAATATTCTATATTTCATCAGCAATAATTCGGACGGGCGTGGTACACCTCAGGAGAATGATGACAAGCTGTATCGAATTACGCTTCCGGAATGA
- a CDS encoding serine hydrolase domain-containing protein: protein MLEPNITNQLKKTLQESIDNKEIAGANFMVIKDGKEEFYHQDGLADMESGRPIARDSIFRLYSMTKPITATSVMMLLERGDIDLFDPVSGYIPGFKNQLVEKNGELMPVSREVNIHDLLNMTSGLVYGGTDKAGQHTEALFQEMGSRLYGKNSMSTLEFANRLGEGPLSFEPGSYWQYGTSADVLGAIVEAVSGKRYGEFLEKEIFAPLQMKDTGFWLPEEKRNRLAKIYQDDGVGGLKLYEESHLGIGCQMDREPKYESGGAGLASTIDDAAKFTTMLMNQGSLNGVSLLKPRTVQYMTSAALTNWQQEGFDTWHTLRGHSYGNQMRIMTDTGKAGIIGGQGEYGWDGWLGAYFSNSPQDGLTILFMIQKKDAGTMSITRKLRNIVFSTL from the coding sequence ATGCTAGAGCCAAACATAACCAACCAATTGAAAAAAACACTGCAAGAAAGTATCGACAACAAGGAAATCGCCGGTGCGAATTTCATGGTGATCAAGGATGGTAAGGAGGAATTTTACCATCAAGACGGCTTGGCCGACATGGAATCGGGACGCCCTATTGCAAGGGATTCGATTTTCCGTTTATATTCAATGACTAAGCCGATTACCGCCACTTCCGTCATGATGTTGTTGGAGCGTGGAGATATCGATTTGTTCGATCCTGTAAGCGGCTACATTCCAGGTTTCAAAAATCAACTGGTCGAGAAAAACGGTGAGCTGATGCCTGTCAGCCGGGAAGTCAACATTCATGATTTGCTGAACATGACATCGGGATTGGTATACGGCGGGACCGACAAAGCCGGGCAGCATACGGAAGCATTGTTTCAAGAAATGGGCAGCCGATTGTACGGTAAAAATTCTATGAGTACATTGGAATTCGCAAACCGCTTGGGGGAAGGGCCTCTTTCGTTCGAGCCGGGATCGTACTGGCAATATGGAACGTCGGCAGATGTCCTTGGTGCGATTGTGGAAGCGGTTAGCGGCAAGCGATATGGCGAATTTTTGGAGAAGGAAATATTCGCGCCGTTACAAATGAAAGATACCGGTTTCTGGCTGCCTGAAGAAAAAAGAAACCGCCTTGCCAAAATCTATCAGGATGACGGCGTAGGCGGCTTAAAGCTATACGAAGAAAGCCATCTTGGCATCGGCTGTCAGATGGATCGGGAACCAAAATATGAGTCTGGCGGGGCGGGCCTTGCATCGACGATTGATGATGCCGCTAAATTCACGACGATGCTGATGAATCAAGGCAGCTTAAACGGCGTAAGTCTGTTAAAACCTAGAACAGTTCAATATATGACATCGGCTGCTTTAACCAATTGGCAGCAAGAAGGCTTCGATACGTGGCATACATTGCGCGGCCATAGTTACGGCAACCAGATGCGCATCATGACCGACACAGGTAAAGCCGGAATAATCGGCGGACAAGGCGAATACGGCTGGGATGGATGGCTTGGTGCATACTTCAGCAATAGTCCTCAAGATGGCTTGACTATCCTATTTATGATTCAGAAAAAAGATGCCGGCACGATGTCCATTACGCGCAAACTGCGCAATATCGTGTTCAGCACTTTGTAA
- a CDS encoding MMPL family transporter yields MSIFLYRLGKSAYSKPWYFIMAWVVILGVVGTLLGINGIQSSSEMKIKGTESQKVLDMLAEELPAAAGGQASVAFTAPDGERLDTPERTTLLLKAINDVYSMEYIINPADLAAAAAAAAGQTDAAAQAASAVPYGALMTDGVPVPGVMLSADGNIALFQFQFTVQQTSLPASVPDNVINAVTEVEQAGSGITAIPSDSLKSTPSIGSTEAIGVAIAAVVLFITLGSVVAAGLPLITALLGVAISVGGAFAFSNIIQMNDITPILAVMIGLAVGIDYSLFIVNRQRRLILDEKLSAREAASRAIGTAGSAVLFAGLTVIIALCGMLVIGIGFLSTMAIVAAVSVLVTVLLSLTLLPAMLGLVGEKICTAKARSKSTVAGNKGRHGFSHRWANVTVKYRWIIIVLVVLVLGTVAIPVTKMDLGIPSGASANLNTPARQSYDIISEGFGEGFNGPLLLVAQPNNTSDKISMETIGNLVQELQMHDNVTLVSPMGVNETGDIAIISLIPKTGPTDTETRDLVQDLRDPASSLATGSDVTIGVTGFTAINIDMSSKLSDAFPIYIGIIVVLSLIILLLVFRSVIVPIKATVGFILSILATFGLTTAVYQWGWMHSLFGFDTGGPLLSFMPILVTGILYGLAMDYQVFLVSSMREAYVHGRRGNDSIVHGYDLASRVVLAAGVIMVSVFAGFIFAPDAMIKQIGFALAFGILIDAFIIRMTLVPAVMAVFGDKVWWLPKWLDRLLPNLDVEGDKLIAKLLSEKAERH; encoded by the coding sequence ATGTCAATATTTCTATATCGCTTGGGTAAATCGGCTTATTCCAAGCCATGGTATTTCATCATGGCCTGGGTTGTTATTCTTGGTGTAGTTGGAACCCTGCTCGGTATCAACGGCATCCAGTCCAGCTCCGAAATGAAAATTAAAGGCACAGAGTCGCAAAAAGTGCTGGATATGCTAGCTGAGGAACTTCCCGCCGCTGCCGGCGGCCAGGCAAGCGTCGCCTTTACCGCCCCTGACGGAGAACGTCTCGACACGCCGGAGCGTACCACATTGCTCCTAAAGGCTATAAATGATGTCTACAGTATGGAGTACATTATTAATCCTGCTGATCTGGCCGCAGCTGCTGCTGCGGCTGCAGGACAGACAGACGCTGCGGCTCAAGCCGCATCAGCAGTCCCTTACGGAGCGCTGATGACTGACGGTGTTCCGGTTCCCGGCGTGATGCTTTCCGCAGACGGGAATATTGCCCTGTTCCAGTTCCAGTTCACCGTTCAGCAGACGTCTTTGCCCGCTTCCGTACCCGATAATGTCATCAACGCAGTAACCGAAGTCGAACAGGCAGGATCAGGCATTACAGCCATACCGAGTGATTCGCTAAAGAGCACCCCTTCTATCGGATCGACTGAAGCCATAGGGGTTGCTATCGCTGCGGTTGTACTCTTTATTACGCTTGGCTCAGTTGTTGCTGCAGGGCTGCCTCTGATTACCGCACTTCTCGGTGTTGCGATCAGTGTTGGGGGTGCTTTTGCCTTCTCTAATATTATTCAGATGAATGATATTACACCGATTCTCGCTGTCATGATCGGTCTGGCTGTCGGAATCGACTATTCGCTCTTTATCGTAAACCGGCAGCGCCGTTTGATTCTCGATGAGAAATTAAGCGCCCGTGAAGCAGCGAGCCGGGCAATCGGCACTGCCGGCAGCGCCGTATTATTCGCAGGACTGACCGTCATTATCGCCCTCTGTGGTATGTTGGTTATCGGTATCGGATTCTTGTCGACCATGGCTATTGTTGCCGCTGTCAGCGTTCTGGTTACCGTCCTGCTGTCGCTGACGCTGCTGCCTGCAATGCTCGGTCTTGTTGGTGAAAAGATCTGCACAGCCAAAGCCCGCTCCAAAAGCACAGTTGCCGGTAACAAAGGGCGTCATGGTTTCTCACATCGCTGGGCTAATGTCACAGTGAAATACCGCTGGATCATCATTGTTCTGGTCGTTCTGGTACTTGGAACGGTAGCTATTCCGGTAACCAAAATGGACCTGGGCATACCGTCCGGTGCCTCGGCGAACCTGAACACTCCGGCACGCCAAAGCTATGACATTATCTCCGAAGGTTTCGGCGAAGGATTCAACGGACCTCTGCTGCTGGTAGCTCAGCCGAATAATACGTCCGATAAAATTTCAATGGAAACAATCGGCAATCTGGTTCAAGAGCTGCAAATGCACGATAACGTTACGTTGGTATCCCCGATGGGTGTCAACGAAACAGGAGATATCGCTATTATCAGTCTAATTCCTAAAACCGGACCGACAGATACAGAGACAAGAGATTTGGTGCAGGATCTGCGCGATCCCGCTTCCAGCCTTGCAACAGGTAGTGATGTAACGATTGGTGTGACCGGCTTCACTGCCATTAACATCGATATGTCATCCAAGCTTTCCGATGCATTCCCTATCTATATTGGCATTATCGTAGTCCTGTCGCTGATCATCCTACTGCTTGTATTCCGGTCGGTCATCGTTCCGATCAAAGCAACTGTTGGTTTTATTCTCAGTATCCTTGCCACCTTCGGTCTGACAACGGCGGTTTACCAGTGGGGATGGATGCATTCCCTGTTCGGATTTGACACAGGAGGCCCACTGCTAAGCTTTATGCCGATTCTGGTCACCGGTATTTTGTACGGATTGGCGATGGATTACCAGGTGTTCCTGGTGAGCTCCATGCGTGAGGCTTACGTTCACGGACGACGCGGTAACGATAGTATCGTTCATGGCTATGATCTCGCCAGCCGCGTCGTACTTGCCGCAGGAGTAATTATGGTTTCCGTCTTCGCCGGTTTTATTTTTGCACCTGACGCAATGATTAAACAGATCGGCTTCGCGTTGGCATTCGGTATTCTTATCGATGCATTCATCATTCGTATGACGCTCGTTCCAGCCGTCATGGCTGTCTTTGGCGACAAAGTCTGGTGGCTTCCGAAATGGCTAGATCGTCTGCTTCCGAACCTCGATGTCGAGGGTGACAAGCTGATCGCCAAACTCTTGTCTGAAAAAGCTGAGAGGCATTAA
- a CDS encoding TetR/AcrR family transcriptional regulator, with the protein MNLKLTFRDKKKEATGFAIAEAAFELALQHGMEGFIIDDVVQKAGFSRRTFANYFSCKEEAVAEYFIGNASKEDGNMLLEDLPADATPLDALYNLLKLQFTSEFLRKLRQFVSLANQYPSLEPYLLSVFRRLQIAAQEVLQQFSHGRYTDGYTHLLAGAVYGAFVPILDGRLNVLLPGEVQEDSDAVPFDQYLNSMFAYLRNGF; encoded by the coding sequence TTGAACCTCAAACTGACGTTTCGTGACAAAAAGAAGGAAGCAACCGGCTTCGCCATAGCCGAAGCGGCCTTTGAGCTTGCGCTTCAACATGGAATGGAAGGCTTCATTATCGATGACGTTGTTCAGAAGGCTGGCTTTTCCCGGCGAACCTTTGCTAACTATTTCTCTTGCAAAGAGGAAGCGGTAGCTGAGTATTTTATCGGCAATGCTTCAAAAGAGGATGGGAACATGCTGTTGGAGGATTTGCCTGCGGACGCAACACCGCTGGATGCCTTGTACAACTTGTTAAAGCTGCAGTTCACCTCTGAGTTTTTGCGTAAATTACGGCAGTTCGTATCGCTCGCAAATCAGTATCCGTCGCTGGAGCCTTATCTCCTCAGTGTTTTTCGCCGACTGCAGATTGCTGCGCAGGAAGTGCTCCAACAGTTCTCACATGGACGTTATACAGACGGTTATACTCATCTGCTTGCAGGTGCTGTCTACGGAGCTTTCGTACCCATTTTGGATGGACGGTTAAATGTCCTCCTGCCGGGCGAAGTACAAGAAGACTCCGATGCTGTGCCATTTGATCAATATTTAAATTCTATGTTTGCTTATTTACGCAACGGCTTCTAA